One Pseudonocardia sediminis DNA window includes the following coding sequences:
- a CDS encoding oxygenase MpaB family protein — protein sequence MGVSGSGLMNGVAELRTRIGSAVFTKVAGPEGSGRRDRIHSTPGPRWFGEDRPIRRVHGDASMFVGGLRALLLQSLHPLAMAGVAGHSGFRGDPWGRLQRTSYFLAVTTFGPAELADETIAKIKKVHTHVNGTAPDGRPYSASDPHLLRWVHIAEIDSFLRSHQRYGREPLDQAGRDGYVADTARVARELDVVDPPETEAELAAQIEEYRPELTGSPEARATARFLLFNPPLPIPARIPYAVLGAASVEMLPRWARLPLRLPYLPVAESTVVRAGGQLVTTGIRWAMSTPSPPMPNEA from the coding sequence GTGGGTGTGTCGGGATCGGGGCTGATGAACGGCGTGGCCGAGCTGCGCACACGGATCGGGTCGGCGGTGTTCACGAAGGTCGCCGGGCCGGAGGGCTCGGGACGGCGCGACCGCATCCACTCCACCCCGGGCCCGCGCTGGTTCGGCGAGGACCGCCCGATCCGCCGCGTGCACGGCGACGCGTCGATGTTCGTCGGCGGGCTGCGCGCCCTGCTGCTGCAGTCGCTGCACCCGCTGGCCATGGCCGGGGTGGCCGGGCACTCCGGGTTCCGCGGCGACCCGTGGGGCCGTCTGCAGCGCACCAGCTACTTCCTGGCCGTCACCACGTTCGGGCCCGCCGAGCTCGCCGACGAGACCATCGCGAAGATCAAGAAGGTGCACACCCACGTCAACGGCACCGCCCCCGACGGGCGTCCGTACTCGGCGTCGGACCCGCACCTGCTGCGCTGGGTGCACATCGCCGAGATCGACAGCTTCCTGCGCTCGCACCAGCGCTACGGGCGCGAGCCGCTCGACCAGGCCGGGCGCGACGGCTACGTCGCCGACACCGCCCGCGTCGCCCGCGAGCTCGACGTCGTCGACCCGCCGGAGACCGAGGCCGAGCTCGCCGCGCAGATCGAGGAGTACCGCCCGGAGCTGACCGGCAGCCCGGAGGCCCGCGCCACCGCCCGGTTCCTGCTGTTCAACCCGCCGCTGCCGATCCCGGCGAGGATCCCGTACGCGGTCCTCGGGGCGGCGTCGGTGGAGATGCTGCCGCGCTGGGCAAGGCTGCCGCTGCGGCTGCCCTACCTGCCGGTGGCGGAGTCGACGGTCGTGCGGGCCGGCGGGCAGCTGGTCACCACCGGCATCCGGTGGGCCATGTCCACCCCGTCCCCGCCGATGCCGAACGAGGCCTGA
- a CDS encoding sensor histidine kinase, with amino-acid sequence MTVLRQLPRMSYRALRDGRTYRRVVHLLLGAVVLLAYLAVVALIVSAAGGGPDLAIVALALVAAAAGTAIALMPGVRALEITAARALLDVVLPDPAPGAGQAWPARRRGAAWWTVPLGLVLPVVALLLLAAAGGGLARLAPRLLGPAPAERLAAELAAAERRAAALAERARLARELHDSVGHALTVTTLQAGAAAQVLDTDREFARRALDAIAETGRAALDDLDHVLGLLREDGGAAGTRAPVRDLRSLETLVTGARSAGVEVAVDVDGDPEALPSAVSREAYRLVQEALTNALRHAGPVPVSVRLSVDGAGVALAVDNPLPARRSRSRDGGGTGLRGMTERAALLGGELTAGPRGDVWHLAARLPGAAVS; translated from the coding sequence GTGACCGTGTTGCGGCAGCTGCCCCGGATGTCGTACCGGGCCCTGCGTGACGGTCGGACCTACCGCCGTGTCGTGCACCTTCTGCTCGGCGCGGTGGTGCTGCTGGCCTACCTCGCGGTGGTGGCGCTGATCGTCTCCGCGGCCGGCGGCGGGCCGGACCTCGCGATCGTCGCGCTCGCGCTCGTGGCCGCCGCGGCGGGGACGGCGATCGCCCTGATGCCGGGGGTGCGGGCACTGGAGATCACCGCGGCGCGGGCGCTGCTCGACGTCGTGCTGCCCGATCCGGCGCCGGGGGCCGGGCAGGCGTGGCCCGCCCGCCGCCGGGGCGCGGCGTGGTGGACGGTGCCGCTCGGGCTGGTGCTCCCGGTCGTCGCGCTGCTGCTGCTCGCGGCGGCGGGGGGGGGGCTGGCCCGGCTCGCGCCGCGGCTGCTCGGGCCGGCGCCCGCCGAACGCCTGGCCGCCGAGCTCGCCGCCGCCGAACGCCGCGCCGCCGCGCTGGCCGAACGGGCTCGTCTCGCCCGCGAGCTGCACGACTCGGTGGGTCACGCGCTCACCGTCACCACGCTGCAGGCCGGCGCCGCCGCGCAGGTGCTCGACACCGACCGCGAGTTCGCCCGCCGCGCGCTGGACGCGATCGCGGAGACCGGCCGCGCCGCCCTGGACGACCTCGACCACGTCCTCGGCCTGCTGCGCGAGGACGGCGGAGCCGCCGGCACCCGGGCCCCCGTCCGGGACCTGCGCTCGCTGGAGACGCTGGTGACGGGGGCGCGCTCGGCCGGCGTCGAGGTCGCGGTCGACGTGGACGGGGACCCGGAGGCCCTGCCGTCCGCGGTGTCGCGGGAGGCCTACCGGCTCGTGCAGGAGGCACTGACGAACGCGCTGCGCCACGCCGGGCCGGTCCCGGTGTCGGTGCGGCTGAGCGTCGACGGCGCGGGGGTCGCCCTGGCCGTCGACAACCCGCTGCCCGCGCGGCGCTCCCGCTCCCGCGACGGCGGCGGGACCGGCCTGCGCGGGATGACCGAACGTGCGGCACTGCTCGGCGGCGAGCTCACCGCCGGCCCGCGCGGCGACGTCTGGCACCTGGCCGCGCGCCTGCCGGGGGCGGCGGTGTCGTGA
- a CDS encoding response regulator transcription factor yields MSTGLLIVDDEELVRAGLRAVLDAAPDLHVLGEAADGAEVPGLVARLRPDVVLMDVRMPAVDGITATRDLVRRPDPPGVLVLTTFGNDGHVYDALRAGANGFLLKRTPPAEIVRAVRTVAQGESLLFPAAVRELVAGFGAHTGDGLASAGLTDREAGVLRLVARGLSNAEIAAELVLGVETVKTHVGNVLAKLGARDRTQAVVRAYESGFIDPRRPPED; encoded by the coding sequence GTGAGTACCGGCCTCCTGATCGTCGACGACGAGGAGCTCGTCCGCGCCGGGCTGCGCGCCGTGCTCGACGCCGCCCCCGACCTGCACGTCCTCGGCGAGGCCGCGGACGGCGCGGAGGTCCCCGGCCTGGTCGCGCGGCTGCGCCCGGACGTCGTGCTGATGGACGTCCGGATGCCGGCCGTCGACGGCATCACCGCCACCCGGGACCTGGTGCGCCGACCGGACCCGCCAGGGGTCCTGGTGCTGACGACGTTCGGCAACGACGGCCACGTCTACGACGCCCTGCGCGCCGGGGCGAACGGCTTCCTCCTCAAGCGCACCCCTCCGGCCGAGATCGTGCGGGCCGTGCGGACCGTCGCCCAGGGGGAGTCGCTGCTGTTCCCGGCCGCGGTCCGCGAGCTCGTCGCCGGGTTCGGCGCGCACACCGGCGACGGGCTGGCCTCGGCCGGGCTCACCGACCGGGAGGCCGGGGTGCTGCGCCTCGTCGCGCGCGGGCTGTCCAACGCCGAGATCGCCGCGGAGCTGGTGCTCGGGGTGGAGACGGTGAAGACCCACGTGGGGAACGTGCTGGCCAAGCTCGGCGCGCGGGACCGGACGCAGGCGGTGGTGCGGGCCTACGAGTCCGGGTTCATCGACCCGCGTCGTCCGCCGGAGGACTGA
- a CDS encoding TetR family transcriptional regulator, with amino-acid sequence MSERADPGSRRADAAPRRRGRRAGGQDTRAVLLDAARSEFAERGFEGATVRRIAERAGVDAAMVNHWFGGKESLFTASLDIPLDPAMIRDEVVPGDPGQLGHRIVHRFLTIWDGADGTGAGPLLALLRSVTAHPAAARMLREFVTRAIIGPVVSRAAPDRHAERGSLVASQLVGLAMVRYVVRLEPLASASHDEVATALAPTLQRYLTGDIGPDGGSGDATGAALSPPADDAGR; translated from the coding sequence GTGAGCGAGCGCGCGGACCCGGGTTCCCGCAGGGCGGACGCAGCTCCGCGCCGGCGCGGACGGCGCGCCGGCGGGCAGGACACCCGCGCGGTGCTGCTCGACGCCGCCCGCTCCGAGTTCGCCGAGCGCGGGTTCGAGGGGGCGACCGTGCGCCGGATCGCCGAGCGGGCCGGCGTCGACGCGGCGATGGTCAACCACTGGTTCGGCGGCAAGGAGTCGCTGTTCACGGCGTCGCTGGACATCCCGCTGGACCCGGCGATGATCCGCGACGAGGTGGTCCCCGGCGACCCCGGGCAGCTCGGTCACCGGATCGTGCACCGGTTCCTGACGATCTGGGACGGCGCCGACGGAACCGGTGCCGGCCCGCTGCTCGCGTTGCTGCGCAGCGTCACCGCGCATCCCGCGGCGGCCCGGATGCTGCGCGAGTTCGTCACCCGGGCGATCATCGGCCCGGTCGTGTCCCGGGCCGCGCCGGACCGCCACGCCGAGCGCGGGTCGCTGGTGGCCTCGCAGCTGGTCGGGCTGGCCATGGTCCGCTACGTGGTGCGCCTGGAGCCGCTGGCCTCGGCGAGCCACGACGAGGTCGCCACCGCGCTGGCCCCGACCCTGCAGCGCTACCTGACCGGCGACATCGGTCCCGACGGCGGCTCCGGCGACGCGACCGGGGCGGCGCTCAGTCCTCCGGCGGACGACGCGGGTCGATGA
- a CDS encoding anthranilate synthase component I, with protein sequence MTVISTATSATLGAVTPTREEFRELAKAHRVIPVTRRLLADDETPVGVYRKLAGDQTGTFLLESAENGRSWSRWSFVGARSAAALTAVDSELRWTGDVPEGLPTSGDPLEALRTVVTELASEPLPGLPPLTGGMVGYLGYDVVRRVERIADPDDPAVDDLAIPELVMLLATDLAALDHHEGTVTLIANAINWDASDARVEEAYDDAVARLDRMTGELAVDSPSSVAVYRPGSPEFVRRRSPAEHHAAIEAAKEEIRAGEAFQIVVSQRFEMECDADPLEVYRVLRATNPSPYMYLLHLADASGGEPFSIVGSSPEALVTVQDGRATTHPIAGTRWRGVTDEEDRQLEKDLRSDEKERAEHLMLVDLGRNDLGRVCAPGTVKVHNFFAVERYSHVMHLVSTVTGLLRGDRSAFDAVVACFPAGTLSGAPKVRAMQVIDRLEPTRRGLYGGIVGYLDFAGNADTAIAIRTGLIRSGRAYVQAGGGIVADSDPEAEDTETLNKARAVLSAIAAASSLRAPDVGGDRP encoded by the coding sequence ATGACCGTGATCAGCACCGCGACGTCGGCGACGCTGGGGGCGGTCACCCCGACCCGCGAGGAGTTCCGCGAGCTGGCGAAGGCGCACCGGGTGATCCCGGTGACCCGGCGCCTGCTCGCCGACGACGAGACGCCGGTCGGGGTGTACCGCAAACTGGCCGGAGACCAGACCGGGACCTTCCTGCTCGAGTCCGCCGAGAACGGGCGCTCCTGGTCACGATGGTCGTTCGTCGGGGCCCGCAGCGCCGCCGCGCTGACGGCCGTCGACTCAGAGCTGCGCTGGACCGGCGACGTCCCCGAGGGGCTCCCGACGAGCGGCGACCCGCTGGAGGCGCTGCGCACCGTCGTCACCGAGCTGGCCTCCGAGCCGCTGCCCGGCCTGCCCCCGCTGACCGGCGGGATGGTCGGCTACCTCGGCTACGACGTCGTGCGCCGGGTCGAGCGCATCGCCGACCCGGACGACCCGGCCGTCGACGACCTGGCCATCCCCGAGCTGGTGATGCTGCTGGCCACCGACCTGGCCGCGCTCGACCACCACGAGGGCACCGTCACCCTCATCGCGAACGCGATCAACTGGGACGCCTCCGACGCCCGGGTCGAGGAGGCCTACGACGACGCCGTGGCGCGGCTGGACCGGATGACCGGGGAGCTGGCCGTCGACTCGCCGTCCTCGGTGGCGGTCTACCGGCCCGGCAGCCCGGAGTTCGTGCGCCGGCGCAGCCCGGCCGAGCACCACGCGGCGATCGAGGCGGCCAAGGAGGAGATCCGGGCCGGCGAGGCGTTCCAGATCGTCGTCTCGCAGCGCTTCGAGATGGAGTGCGACGCCGACCCGCTCGAGGTCTACCGGGTGCTGCGCGCGACGAACCCGAGCCCGTACATGTACCTGCTGCACCTGGCCGACGCCTCCGGCGGCGAGCCGTTCTCGATCGTCGGCTCCAGCCCCGAGGCGCTGGTCACGGTGCAGGACGGGCGCGCGACGACGCACCCGATCGCCGGGACCCGCTGGCGCGGGGTCACCGACGAGGAGGACCGCCAGCTCGAGAAGGACCTGCGCTCCGACGAGAAGGAGCGCGCCGAGCACCTGATGCTCGTCGACCTCGGCCGCAACGACCTGGGCCGGGTCTGCGCGCCGGGCACGGTGAAGGTGCACAACTTCTTCGCCGTCGAGCGCTACAGCCACGTGATGCACCTGGTGTCGACGGTGACCGGGCTGCTGCGCGGGGACCGCTCCGCGTTCGACGCCGTCGTCGCCTGCTTCCCGGCCGGCACCCTGTCCGGGGCGCCGAAGGTGCGGGCGATGCAGGTGATCGACCGCCTGGAGCCGACCCGGCGCGGGCTCTACGGCGGGATCGTCGGCTACCTCGACTTCGCCGGCAACGCCGACACCGCGATCGCGATCCGGACCGGGCTGATCCGCTCCGGGAGGGCGTACGTGCAGGCCGGCGGCGGGATCGTCGCCGACTCCGATCCGGAGGCCGAGGACACCGAGACGCTGAACAAGGCCCGCGCGGTGCTGTCCGCGATCGCCGCGGCGTCCTCGCTGCGCGCCCCGGACGTCGGCGGGGACCGTCCATGA
- a CDS encoding Trp biosynthesis-associated membrane protein — MSGDGAAADTSGPRDASGAAGAAATDRPRDDRRGLGLACLLLLAGAGILYVSGSLTWFSVTVPTATRGELTTTATGAQLQPAITAVAALLLAAVAATVALSGIARRLLGVLVVLAGVAAAWSTIAEVVTPPTPAQLVSAREGLSTGGQPIGTSAVTASVWPWLAVLGAVVAVVAGGLLVVRERRMARLGARYAAPGTPTDTPADPDRAAWEQLDDGRDPTIGKDL; from the coding sequence ATGAGCGGTGACGGCGCCGCGGCGGACACGTCCGGCCCGCGTGACGCGTCGGGCGCAGCCGGGGCGGCGGCGACCGACCGTCCCCGCGACGACCGGCGCGGACTCGGCCTGGCCTGCCTGCTGCTGCTGGCCGGGGCCGGGATCCTCTACGTCTCCGGGTCGCTGACCTGGTTCTCGGTGACGGTGCCGACCGCCACCCGCGGCGAGCTGACCACCACCGCGACGGGGGCGCAGCTGCAGCCGGCGATCACCGCCGTCGCCGCGCTGCTGCTCGCCGCGGTGGCCGCGACGGTGGCCCTGTCCGGGATCGCCCGCCGCCTGCTGGGGGTGCTGGTCGTCCTGGCCGGCGTCGCCGCGGCGTGGTCGACGATCGCCGAGGTGGTCACCCCGCCGACGCCGGCGCAGCTCGTCTCGGCGCGCGAGGGTCTGTCCACCGGCGGCCAGCCGATCGGCACGTCGGCGGTGACGGCGTCGGTGTGGCCGTGGCTGGCCGTGCTCGGCGCCGTGGTGGCCGTCGTGGCCGGGGGACTGCTGGTCGTGCGGGAGCGCCGGATGGCCCGGCTGGGCGCCCGCTACGCCGCTCCCGGCACGCCGACCGACACCCCGGCGGACCCGGACCGGGCCGCCTGGGAACAGCTCGACGACGGCCGTGATCCCACGATCGGGAAGGACCTCTAG
- the trpC gene encoding indole-3-glycerol phosphate synthase TrpC has protein sequence MSAGDRERGSEGGGGTVGEQNGTSRNGASVLESIVAGVRADLAVREAAVDFTEIKRRAAAAAGPRDAMAALREPGVGLIAEVKRASPSKGALADIPDPAVLASAYAENGARVISVLTEQRRFGGSLADLDAVRAAVDVPVLRKDFVVTPYQVHEARAHGADLVLLIVAALEQNVLDSLLDRVQSLGMTPLVEVHTEEECDRALEAGAKLIGVNSRNLHTLEVNRSVFGEIAPGLPSDVLRVAESGVRGPGDLLTYAGWGADAVLVGEGLVTSGDPAGAVRGLVAAGFHPSCSRTAR, from the coding sequence ATGTCCGCAGGCGATCGGGAGCGCGGATCCGAAGGGGGAGGCGGCACGGTGGGCGAGCAGAACGGGACCAGCCGGAACGGGGCCAGTGTCCTCGAGTCCATCGTGGCCGGGGTGCGGGCCGACCTGGCGGTGCGCGAGGCCGCCGTCGACTTCACCGAGATCAAACGACGGGCCGCCGCGGCGGCGGGGCCGCGCGACGCGATGGCCGCGCTGCGCGAGCCGGGCGTCGGCCTGATCGCCGAGGTGAAGCGCGCGAGCCCCTCCAAGGGGGCGCTGGCCGACATCCCGGACCCGGCGGTGCTCGCCTCGGCCTACGCCGAGAACGGCGCCCGGGTGATCAGCGTGCTCACCGAGCAGCGGCGCTTCGGCGGCTCGCTGGCCGACCTCGACGCGGTGCGCGCCGCCGTCGACGTGCCGGTGCTGCGCAAGGACTTCGTCGTCACGCCCTACCAGGTGCACGAGGCGCGGGCGCACGGCGCGGACCTGGTGCTGCTGATCGTCGCGGCACTGGAGCAGAACGTCCTGGACTCGCTGCTGGACCGGGTGCAGTCGCTCGGGATGACGCCGCTGGTCGAGGTGCACACCGAGGAGGAGTGCGACCGGGCGCTCGAGGCCGGGGCGAAGCTGATCGGGGTGAACTCGCGCAACCTGCACACGCTCGAGGTGAACCGGTCGGTCTTCGGCGAGATCGCCCCCGGCCTGCCCAGCGACGTGCTGCGCGTCGCCGAGTCCGGCGTCCGCGGCCCGGGCGACCTGCTGACCTACGCCGGGTGGGGCGCGGACGCCGTGCTCGTCGGCGAGGGACTGGTGACCAGCGGTGACCCCGCCGGTGCCGTGCGGGGTCTGGTCGCGGCCGGTTTCCACCCGTCGTGCAGCCGCACCGCGCGCTAG
- the lgt gene encoding prolipoprotein diacylglyceryl transferase translates to MSAALDLAPTVLAAIPSPDRGVWHLGPVPIRAYALCIIAGIAVALWWGEKRLVARGGEPGTVLDVAVWAVPFGLVGGRLYHVATDWPTYFGPGGQPLDALKIWNGGLGIWGAIALGGVGAWIACRRRGLPLPIFADAVAPGIVAAQAIGRLGNWFNQELYGAPTTLPWGLEIYRRVDPATGAEDPLGGVALDPTPIAVVTPTFLYELLWNLVVAAIVVWADRRFRLGHGRAFAVYVAGYTLGRFFIELMRTDPATRVFGDIRINVVVSGVVFLGAAAYVAFAKRGREEIAPRETDPDEADPEPADRTS, encoded by the coding sequence GTGAGTGCTGCGCTGGACCTGGCCCCGACCGTGCTGGCCGCGATCCCGAGCCCGGACCGCGGCGTCTGGCACCTCGGCCCCGTCCCGATCCGGGCGTACGCGCTGTGCATCATCGCCGGCATCGCGGTGGCCCTGTGGTGGGGCGAGAAGCGCCTGGTCGCCCGCGGCGGTGAGCCCGGCACGGTGCTCGACGTCGCGGTGTGGGCCGTCCCGTTCGGTCTCGTCGGTGGGCGGCTCTACCACGTGGCGACCGACTGGCCGACCTACTTCGGCCCCGGCGGACAGCCGCTGGACGCGCTGAAGATCTGGAACGGCGGGCTCGGCATCTGGGGCGCGATCGCGCTCGGCGGGGTCGGGGCCTGGATCGCCTGCCGCCGTCGCGGGCTGCCGTTGCCGATCTTCGCCGACGCCGTCGCGCCCGGGATCGTGGCCGCGCAGGCGATCGGGCGGCTGGGCAACTGGTTCAACCAGGAGCTCTACGGCGCCCCGACGACGCTGCCGTGGGGCCTGGAGATCTACCGCCGGGTGGACCCGGCGACCGGCGCCGAGGACCCGCTCGGCGGTGTCGCGCTCGACCCGACGCCGATCGCGGTCGTCACGCCGACGTTCCTCTACGAGCTGCTGTGGAACCTCGTCGTGGCCGCGATCGTGGTCTGGGCCGACCGCCGCTTCCGGCTCGGGCACGGCCGGGCGTTCGCCGTGTACGTGGCCGGCTACACGCTGGGCCGGTTCTTCATCGAGCTGATGCGCACCGACCCGGCGACCCGGGTGTTCGGCGACATCCGGATCAACGTGGTCGTCTCGGGCGTGGTGTTCCTCGGTGCTGCGGCCTACGTCGCGTTCGCCAAGCGGGGCCGCGAGGAGATCGCGCCGCGCGAGACCGACCCCGACGAGGCCGATCCCGAACCGGCCGACCGCACGTCGTGA
- a CDS encoding DUF2461 domain-containing protein, producing MSAFAGFGEYAVEFYDGLVADNSKAYWTDQRETYERDVRGPMTALLADLEPEFGAGKVFRPYRDVRFSHDKTPYKTHCGGYASPFYVEVSTEGLMAAGGYYGMAPDQVARYRAAVDDERRGEDLRARLQEAEATGLTVGGERLKTRPRGVDPGHPRLELMRHKGLHVSRRWPPDDVLHGPGARDRVRKVWRAARPLSEWLADHVGPSEQPRR from the coding sequence GTGAGCGCGTTCGCCGGGTTCGGCGAGTACGCCGTCGAGTTCTACGACGGGCTCGTCGCCGACAACTCGAAGGCCTACTGGACCGACCAGCGCGAGACCTACGAGCGCGACGTCCGCGGCCCGATGACCGCGCTGCTGGCCGACCTGGAACCGGAGTTCGGCGCCGGCAAGGTGTTCCGCCCGTACCGCGACGTGCGGTTCTCCCACGACAAGACGCCGTACAAGACCCACTGCGGCGGGTACGCCTCGCCGTTCTACGTGGAGGTCTCCACCGAGGGGCTGATGGCGGCCGGCGGCTACTACGGCATGGCCCCCGACCAGGTCGCCCGCTACCGCGCCGCCGTCGACGACGAGCGCCGCGGCGAGGACCTGCGCGCCCGCCTGCAGGAGGCGGAGGCGACGGGCCTGACCGTCGGCGGGGAGCGGCTCAAGACCCGTCCGCGCGGCGTCGACCCCGGCCACCCGCGCCTGGAGCTGATGCGGCACAAGGGCCTGCACGTCTCGCGCCGCTGGCCGCCGGACGACGTCCTGCACGGGCCCGGGGCCCGCGACCGGGTGCGGAAGGTCTGGCGCGCCGCGCGCCCGCTGTCGGAGTGGCTCGCCGACCACGTCGGACCGAGCGAGCAGCCCCGCCGCTGA
- a CDS encoding VanZ family protein — protein sequence MGGTRGLRRFAPLGAAIVLSLVVFFTPASGVPTAPPGTDKVIHLLVFALLAVTGRWAGLRAGPLLAGLVLYAGVSEVLQSVLPIGRDGDVLDALTDLAGALLGLLAFHLVHRTRRTTTPRTR from the coding sequence GTGGGCGGAACACGAGGATTGCGCCGGTTCGCGCCGCTGGGCGCCGCGATCGTGCTGAGCCTGGTCGTGTTCTTCACCCCGGCGTCCGGGGTCCCGACCGCTCCGCCGGGCACCGACAAGGTCATCCACCTGCTGGTGTTCGCGCTGCTCGCGGTGACCGGCCGGTGGGCCGGGCTGCGCGCCGGCCCGCTGCTCGCGGGTCTCGTGCTCTACGCCGGGGTGTCGGAGGTGCTGCAGTCCGTGCTCCCGATCGGACGCGACGGCGACGTCCTGGACGCTCTGACCGACCTGGCCGGTGCACTCCTCGGCCTGCTCGCGTTCCACCTCGTCCACCGCACCCGCCGGACGACCACACCCCGCACACGCTGA